ACACAAGCCATTATAAGCGCTattctctcctcactgtcagcaggAGGAAAGAAACGCCAATAACCTGCTTTTGTttacatctgtgatcagctgtcattggacacagctgatcacctgGGTAAAGGGCTGTTattattggccctttaccccgatcagCTGAGTCTGAAGGACTCTGCAATCATGAAAGAACATCTATGTAAGCCTGCGATGTTGCCGTCTTTCAGCTACATGGGTGGAAAGCAGTTAACGATTTGTTACAGAGTTGCATTAAATTTGTGTCTTAAATCTGGAGCTCAGCTATAAAGCCATCACGGTGCTCCAAAATACTGACCCTTTCCTTACAGTTAAAAAGTCAGGCATTTTAAAATAACTGCACATTGAACTACCAGATAAAGATCCCATCAAAGCTGTAATCCAGTGTACCTACAGTACACTGATGTCCACAGGTGAGCCCTGGGCTTACAAATGCATTGCTGGTGACTAGGTTTGGACTTTTAGTGTTGAATGAATacaatctgttaaaaaaaaaaaaaatctgctgcatCCTACCAAAGTCCAACTGTCCTCATGGTTTTGTGTTGCCaaatctcccccctctcctccataTTATACCATGCTGGAATACATTACCCTATACAAGACTGGCAAGTTCCCTACCACTAGGTCAAATAGGAAATATCAAGGGTTTAATTTCATACCTTCTATCTCCTCGTCGTCTTCTCCGTCAGCACCAACATAATCATCGTCATCCTCTTCATCCTAgggaaaatgggaaaaataaatatgGTTTAAGAGAACTGGCTTTATGAGtctccaactaaaaaaaaaaagtttccccaaCTTCCCTTTTTACAGAATAGTCTCATTAGAAGAGATCGTCTCTCTGCAAGCAGTGAGTCTGTCATGGGACAGGTGTACATGGGTACCTGCAGGCAAGCCAAACTCCGGCTTGGACTACGTGTAGCTCAATGACAGTAGAGCGAGAAGCCTTCCTGCTATTCATTGAACATCGTGAGCTGCAATCACCCACATAGAATTATACACATTCCATTTTCCTGGCCAAACTACTAAGCAAAAAACACTCAACTCAAGGGTTATTTTAAACTTttacacaattattatttttttttattgggttttcaAAAAGTTCAAGTATAAACACGTTTGACAATGGTACACTCAATGTAAACGACAGTTTACACCCACCAATATAGTATAAGGCACATGAATCCTGTTCACAAGATGTTGTACAGGTCGTCTCTAAAAGACTATTTTAAAGCCCAAATTCCCATTTTACAATTCACCCAACACAGATCCGGAATGCTGCAGACAATAGAGCCACAAAAGGACATGAAGCTCTCTACAGCATGCCCTTTCCAGCCCAGGGCAGTTGTATGAGGTGCCTACAGGGGGAAGTCCTTGATGGCCTGGGCTTACAAGTTCAGCATCAGTGAACCAGAAAGAGGAACACTGCTGGACCACAGAGGACGTGTAATGAAGCACTGAAATGTGGAGAGCTGTATGGCAATTTCAACCAAAACAGGCTGTACCAACACACAGCTGATTTGTCCAAGCAGTGCAAGTCTAACTGCTGTATGAAGAGAATATCTAGCCTGTCAAATCAGCCAAAGAACTTAGAAGAGACAAGTATTCAGACACCCAGAATgaggcaccgtgcgttttttgaAAAGTCCTTGGGTCCCATAGAAGTCGTTTAACTACGTGCCGACATTAAGGCATTTTATTCACTGGACCGCCTGCAAGATTTAGGCGGGATATCCTGgacgaaaaccttctccagagtgctcaggacctcagactgggccgaaggtttaccttccaacaagacaatgaccccaagcacacagctaaaataactAAGGAGTGGCTTTACAACAACTCCGTGACGgttcttgaatggcccagccagagccctgacttaaacccaattgagcatttctggagagacctaaaaatgtctgtccaccaacgtttaccatccaacctgacagaactggagaggatctgcaaggaggaatggcagaggatccccaaatccaggtgtgaaaaacttgttgcatctttcccaaaaagacccatggctgtattagatcaaaaggggcttctactaaatacttagaaaagggtctgaatacttaggaccatgtgatatttcagattcttttttttaaatctgcaaaaatgtcaattctctgtttttctgtcaatatggggtgctgtgtgtacattgagggaaaaaaaaataacttaaaatgattttagcaaatggctgcaatataacaaagagtgaaaaatgtaagggggtctgaatactttacatacatatatatatatatatatatatatatatatatatatatatatatatatatatatatatatatatatatatatatatatatatatatatatatatatatatatatatatatatatatatatatatatatttttttttttattacacacacacgAAACCTCggtttgcgagtaacgcggttaattgAGCATTTTGCTATACAAGCAATTTCTTAAATCATGACTCGGTTtgagagtgttgtctcacaaaactagcaggattcaagcctctgcgatgtgcagtactgcatttggccagaagtGCGGGGGCTCCAGCGACACtctgagccgttcggaaatactcccaGTGCAGCCGAATTGAGTATTTCCACGCtaataaaactgctatagggaaGTTGTCATGCGGTTAATTTTCGGCTTACTAGAAAACCAACAACTGGTTCCTGGTGAATTATAACAGATCAGACTGTCTTATGTATAAAGAGTAGGAGGATGGGTGCTGTATACatagatggagggggggggggggtgacgactTACATGTATCTCCTCTTTCAATAAATACGATAGCCcaacttcctcttcctcctcccccaagTCTGATTCACCCTCCTCTTCGTcttcctcctcatcatcctctGCTGGAGGGCCGGCCTCATCCTCTGAATCTTCAGGATATTCCTCTTCTTCACAACAAAAAAAGGACAAAGTATTAAAGTACTCAGCCGAAACAATGCATTGCTGAACAGTCTACTCATTTCCCGATTCATCCCAACTTATGTCATACAGTGTGCATGTATGGCACATTACCAGGATGCATTAGAATGCACTTTGTACTTGTGCaacttcatggggggggggggtgcagctctaTACTTTCCTAATCTGGAATCTCACACTACACAATAGGACGGTTTATATTCTGCCAGGCATAATTTTACAAGATTACAGCCCAGTAAGGATTTACAAACATGTTTAGGGTTAAATCAAAATGATTCACCTGATACAAtgtgaaatttggaaattcatgcCCCTGCAGACAATACCAGTCCAGGACAAGCCATATGAGCGGGCATCCCTACATCTAGAGGACCCTTGTGTGTGACCCTCATACTGATTAGTCCATAAGGCTTTCAACATCAGCTTTGGCTCCAACCTGCAGCAACTAAATCAGAACCTTCACATCACAAAAGACAGGCTGGCCTGACAGTTCTAGCACAGGGACAAACGTGTGTTTCCCTTATGCTGTGTGTAACCCTTCAAATCTGAAACCTGGGCCTGCGGTAATAAAGCCTGTGCAAAGTATTCCAGACTACGAGTGTGAAACATACCGTCATCTTCCTCCTCTTCAGAGTCTGGGGCCTCATTATCTTCCTGGTCGAAGCCGTCCAAGTATGTGATTTGTGGAAGTTTACAAAATATTTTGTCTCTGTAATCTTCTAGGTTGGTGAGCTCACAATTAAAGAGGTCCAAACTcttcagattttttaaatttgtctgcaaagaagaaaaaaagccttGTTCAGAAACTAAATGTTTACAAGTGCAATAAATCCAATAAAATGCTACATTAACCCCAACTAGTGTAGTGGATTTACAAATTTTCTCATAACCACTAACATCTGTTAAAATTAGtttaaattcaaaaagtacacacaatggatataaaaagtctacacacccctattaaaaatgtcaggtttctgtgatgtaaaaatgacaaatcatttcagaacttttccacctttaaccacttaagacccgaaccattatgcaggtaagggACCTGgcaagtttttgcgattcggcactgcgccactttaactgacaattgcgccgtcgtgcgatgtggctcccaaacaaaactggcgtcctttttttcccccacaaatggagctttttggtggtatttgatcacctctgcggttttcattttttgcgctataaacaaaaatagagcgacaattttgaaaaaaaaaaaaaaaaaaaaaaaaagaagaatatttACTataaatagcccccccccccccccaaaaaaaaaaaaaaaaaaacacactaaaacatttctcagtttaggccgatacgtagtgtacctatttctgtaaaaaaaaaaaaaattgcaataagcgtttatcgattggtttgcgcattatagcgtttacaaaataggggatagttttatggcaggaCTGCCGTCACGCAGCCCCGGCCAATTACAGAGCAGGAGTCGGCagtcccggaaggaagaggggcaagaagatggacgcagcctgcacaggggacagcgctggattcatttgcaggcaagtgtcacataatgcccaccagggtttacttccactttaaaggtggaaaaagttctaaaaatgatctgtctcatttttttacatcacagaaaactgacatttcaacaggggtgtgtagactttataTCCACTATGTGGTGACCCTTACAACATTGCCACACTGATGACAGATCAAATACAATTTAGTAGTTTTGGTGTATACAAACCCAACCAACAGTTTGCTCTTTTCTCTCATcagttttcacaaaaatgcggTGTCGTCAGCCTACAGCAAGCAATTAGGAGCGCATTTCTTGCACATTAACCAGTATTTTTGTACTTGCAAAGTATTTAAAATGACAATGCTAGTTGTATTTTAAAGAACACACACTGACAGATGAAAAGTCTCAGCACAAAATGAAATCACTTGTGgggatataacaaaaaaaaaacaaaaaacacaaatgggaCAATAAAACATGATGTACTTACAAGAGCTTCCACTGTGCTCAGATCCTTGATCTTGTTACCACTTAAGTTGAGATAAGTGAGGTTAGAACACCTTTCTGCTAACACCTCCAGGCCTCCTGAGATACTGTTGTCACTGAGCTCCAACTAAAAGACAGAAAAACActtgttattttatgtttgagCTGCCTCTAAACTCAGTCATGTAAAGCATGGATTACACAATTTTACAAACCAGAATTCAACAGTAAGAGCTTGTGCCTAGCCATCTGTAGAAGGGATGAACGGTAGGATTTTTCCAAAATGTTCAATGTACCTTTCACACATGCAG
This window of the Rana temporaria chromosome 13, aRanTem1.1, whole genome shotgun sequence genome carries:
- the ANP32E gene encoding acidic leucine-rich nuclear phosphoprotein 32 family member E isoform X1 — its product is MEMKKRIALELRNRAPAEVTELVLDNCRSSNGEIEGLSDGLKELEFLSMANVELSSLAKLPQLSKLRKLELSDNSISGGLEVLAERCSNLTYLNLSGNKIKDLSTVEALTNLKNLKSLDLFNCELTNLEDYRDKIFCKLPQITYLDGFDQEDNEAPDSEEEEDDEEEYPEDSEDEAGPPAEDDEEEDEEEGESDLGEEEEEVGLSYLLKEEIHDEEDDDDYVGADGEDDEEIEEEEALEKGEKRKREAEDEGDEDED
- the ANP32E gene encoding acidic leucine-rich nuclear phosphoprotein 32 family member E isoform X2 — translated: MEMKKRIALELRNRAPAEVTELVLDNCRSSNGEIEGLSDGLKELEFLSMANVELSSLAKLPQLSKLRKLELSDNSISGGLEVLAERCSNLTYLNLSGNKIKDLSTVEALTNLKNLKSLDLFNCELTNLEDYRDKIFCKLPQITYLDGFDQEDNEAPDSEEEEDDEEEYPEDSEDEAGPPAEDDEEEDEEEGESDLGEEEEEVGLSYLLKEEIHDEEDDDDYVGADGEDDEEIEEEALEKGEKRKREAEDEGDEDED